The Alphaproteobacteria bacterium DNA segment TGGGGTTGGACTATCTCAGCCTATCGCGCACCGCCGGGACTCTTTCGGGCGGCGAGGGGCAGCGCATTCGTTTGGCTTCGCAGATCGGATCGGGATTGTCGGGCGTGTTGTATGTGCTGGACGAACCTTCCATCGGTTTGCATCAGCGCGATAATGAACGCCTGCTGGAAACCTTGCGACGCCTGCGCGATTTGGGGAATACCGTGATCGTGGTGGAGCATGACGAGGACACCATCCGCGCCGCCGATTATTTGATCGATATGGGGCCTGGCGCGGGAACGCATGGCGGACATGTGGTTTCAGCCGGAACGCCCGCGCATGTGGCGCGCGATCCCAAAAGCCTGACGGGGGCCTATCTGTCGGGCCGCGCCGCGATCGCCGTTCCCAAGACTCGCCGTCCGCCGCGCGGCGGGGCCTGGCTGGAGGTGGAAGGGGCGACGGGCCATAATCTGAAGAACGTGACCGCGCGCATTCCTATGGGCACCATGACCTGTGTGACCGGCGTGTCGGGCAGCGGGAAATCGACCTTGGTGTTGGATACCCTGCATCTGGCCTTGGCGCGGGCGCTGCATGGCGCGCGCGACCTGCCGGCGGCGCATACGCGGCTTTTGGGACTAGAGAATCTGGATAAGGTGATCGATATCGATCAAAGCCCCATCGGCCGCACGCCGCGCTCGAATCCGGCCACTTATACCGGTGCCTTCACCCCCATCCGCGAATGGTTCGCCGGTCTGCCCGAGGCGCGGGCACGTGGTTACGGGTCGGGACGCTTTTCATTCAACGTCAAAGGCGGACGGTGCGAGGCTTGTCAAGGCGACGGCGTCATTAAGATCGAGATGCATTTCCTGCCCGATGTCTATGTGACTTGCGATTCCTGTCGCGGACGGCGGTATAACCGCGAAACTTTGGAAGTCACCTTTAAGGACAAATCCATCGCCGATGTGTTGGATATGACGGTCGAGGAAGGCGCGACGTTCTTTGCCGATATTCCCGCCATCCGCAATAAGCTGGACACGTTGACCCAGGTAGGGCTGGGCTATATCCATCTGGGCCAGTCGGCGACGACTCTTTCGGGCGGCGAGGCGCAGCGCGTGAAGCTGTCCAAGGAATTATCTCGCCGCGCCACAGGCCGCACATTGTATATCTTGGACGAACCGACCACGGGCCTCCATGCCGAAGACGTGCGCCGCTTGCTGCATGTGCTGCAAGCCTTGGTCGATCAGGGCAACACGGTGCTGGTGATCGAACATAATCTGGACGTCATCAAGACGGCGGATTGGATATTGGATCTAGGCCCCGAGGGCGGCACGGCCGGCGGGCATCTGGTGGCCGCCGGAACGCCCGAGGATATCGCGGCAACCCCCGCCAGCCATACGGGCCGCTTCCTGGCCCCAATCCTGGCGCAGCCCGCCGTTCCCGCCAAACGTCGGACGCGGAATTGAGAAAGGCAGAGGAAACGCCCGAGGCATGAACTGGCTTTGTGGCCTCTGATAGAGACGCGGGATTAAATGATGGGCTTCATGGGATCATAGGCGATCACTTGGCGTCTGAGCCTTGTGATCGCCGAGCTCCATCTGAGGTATTCTCGACAAGATAGACGGTGTTGGTGAGCAACGCGGTCTTATTGCCCCCTCTGTATAAAACCCTTGGTTGTTTAATTTTTATTTACCGTTGTGTGGTCTTATTTTGATTCTGTCTAGGTATGAACTGTTTCTTCCGTTTAGGAGGCCAGCCCCATGATGTCATTTGTGCACCAGAAAACCTTAAATACTGACAATCAGGAGCAACAAATGGGCAAATCCAAAGAGGATTATCTTGCCGCTTTGGTTGAGTATGTCAGCCAATCCTTGGGAAAAGAATGGAAGGTCGTTGCTCATAGCAGCGATTCCTTGGCCAAGGCCATCAGCCCACTTGCCAATGCGTTGAGACTGCGAACCAACGCGACCCTCAAGAGCGTGGTCCAAATCTGGGTTGAGCAGACGGCTCCGATTTTGGCGATTGTGGAAATGGGACAGGACATGCGCGAGCTGCAAAACCGAACCCAAACCATGGCGTCCGCTTCGGAAGAAATGTCGGCATCCATCAAGGAAGTGGCGCGAACTTCGGAATTCGTGGTCCAGGAATCCCGCGACGTCAAAGCCAGATTGGTCGGCGGCGTGCAATCTGTGGATCAATCCATTGATATTATGAACGGCATATCCGTGGCCTTCGGTGCCCTGACGGGCAAGGTGCAAGCGCTTGATAAAGCGTCGGAGCAGATCGCCGATATTCTCAAGACGATCGAACAAATCGCCAGCCAGACCAATCTGTTGGCCTTGAACGCCACGATTGAGGCCGCGCGCGCGGGCGAGGCCGGGAAAGGCTTTGCCGTGGTTGCGGGTGAGGTCAAAGCCTTGGCCAACCAGACAGCCCAAGCGACCGACGACATTCGCCAGCGTATCGCCTCCTTGCAAAAAGGCATGGCCGATATGCTGGTGTCGATGAATGACGGCACGCAGCGCGTGACGCAAGGCTTGGATGCCATCAAGTCCACGGGAGGCAAGATTCGGGATATCAGCGGCCAATTGGACGGCGTGACGCAAAGGATGGCCGATGTCTCGGCCACGGTCCAACAGCAGACGGCGGTGACCGGCGATGTCAGCGGCAATCTGGATATCATCGCTCGGATGGCGGATCAGAGCATCGGTCGCCTTGCGCAATTAACCGGCTCTATGGAGAAATCCAGCGCGGTCGTCCAAAAAGAACTGACGGATATCGTCAAGGATCCCGATGACGAGATGTTGGTCATGGTGGCCAAGGCGGACCACGCCAGTTTTAAGAAACGTGTGTTCGACGCATTGGCAGGGCGCAGCCAGACCAAAGCGGGCGACTTGCCCGATCATCACGGCTGTCGTCTAGGTAAATGGTACGACCAAATCGAGAACGCGCAGATTCGTCAGATGCCTGAGTTCTTGCGCTTGGTCGAGCCGCATCAACGTGTGCATCAGCACGGGAAACAAGCCCTAGCGGCACTGGCTGCGGGAGATATGGCCAATGCGCTCAAGGAAGCCCGTAGCCTGGATGACGCATCCATGGAGGTCATCGCCAATCTGGACCGGCTGCACCAAAGACTGACAAGCTAAGAAATCGAATGCGTTAGGCGCCTAAGACACTCGGCAGATGGCCAGGAAGTTTTCGCTGCGCTCGTTTTCCTGGGCGCGCAGACGTAAACGCTCCAGCAGGTCATGGGCGAATTCCGTCAGCGTGTCGTCGCGCGCGCCCATGATGACGATGCGGTCGTCGGGGCGGGCATGGCTTAGCAAAAATTCGCGCAGCACCACGCGTCGCTCGGCTCCGGGCGGATCGGGCAGGAAATGCGCGTCGCGTCCCGCCGCCCGCACGGCCATGACGGTGTCGCGGGACGACACGTCGCGCGTGGCCGTGCCGCCGGCATAGTAAATCTCGGGCATCAACAGCACATCGCCCTCGGATAGACCTTTGGCGAAGGATTCGGCGATCCCGGCCCCCATGATGCGCATGGGGAGGAAGCCATGCGGTTGGAACATCACCAACAAGCGCCCCGCCGTTTGGCGCAAACTGTCCAAGGAAGCGGCGATCTTGTCGGGGTTATGGGCGAAATCGTCAATCACAGTCACCCCGGCCACGCTGCCCAGAACCTCTAAGCGACGCTTGACGCCTTGAAAGCTGGCCAAAGCGGCCAAGGCGTCGGCCAAGGCCACGCCTGCCAAACGCGCCGCCGTCAGGGCCGCCAAGGCGTTTTCGATGTTATGGCGGCCAGGCACATGCAGCGTCATCTGGCCTTGATCGCCGTCTTGTTCGATGACATGCGCCTGCGACCCGTCGGCTTTAAGCTTGACGATGGTGGCGCGGATCCGCGCTTTGGGATCGTTCAGGCTGAAGCCATGCGTGTGGGGATGCGTCCCCGCCAAGGATGCGGCGGCGGGGTTGTCCAGATTGACCACGACGGCGCTGCGCGCCCGGGACAAGAAGTCGCGAAAAACGACGGTCAAGGCTTCGACCGGTTCATGATCCAACGAGATGTTGGTCAAAACGGCGATATCGGGCGTGAACAGCCGGATGCTGCGGTCGCTTTCGTCGGTTTCGATCACCATGCGCGGGGATTGGCCGATCACGGCATTGCCCAAACCGGCGGCCTCGCCCGCCTCTATAGCGCTGAGCATCGGCGCGCCGTTGATGACGGTCACGTCCTGGCCGCATGCGCGCAAAATATGCCCCAGCATGGCCGTGGTGGTCGATTTGCCGCTGGTGCCGCCCACGGCGATTCCCTGGCCGGCATGGAATATCTCGGCCAGCACCTCGGCGCGATGGCGCACCGGAACGCCAAGCTCCATGGCGCGCCGCACATCCGGAATGCTGTTTTCAACGGCGGTCGAGACGATCAAGGCCGACAGGCTTGCATCGACGCCCGAGCCGTCTTGAGGCACCAATTCGACTCCCGCGCGTTTAAGGGCGGCGAATTTCTCGGGCGTTTGTCCGGCATCCCAAGCGCGATCCGAACCGCGCACCGCGTATCCGCGCGCCATCAGCACCAACGCCAAGGCACTCATGCCGCTGCCGCCCACACCGCACAACAAGATTGTTTGATGCTCGCAAGACATGGCTTTTGCCCCTTTGTTTCGTTTTCGTCCGCCAGGAACATCAAGGCCGGCACCGTCATTTTCTCTTCGCAGATACGGGACTTGCAAACAAGGAAAAATCGAAACCATTGCGCAAAAACGCAGCGGGGGATAAAAAGAGGGCGCTCATTGGGGGAGATGCCCGTCAAAGTGTCATGGTTAACGCTGTGGCCGCCGGGTGGGGTCGAAACCTCGAAGAGACGTTGGAATCCGCATGCGCCCTGGCGTTTGCGGGGGCTGGCGACGAGGCACGATGGAAAAAGGCGGATTGTTCGGGGCCTTTCGGGGTCGCGGATGGGTGCCTTGTTGCATTGGGCCTCCTCGAGTCATTCACAGAGGAGGACGGCCACATGGCCAAAGAAGTCATCGGCTATATCAAGCTACAGATCGGTGCAGGAAGCGCGACGCCTTCGCCGCCGGTCGGCCCCGCGCTGGGTCAGCGCGGTTTGAACATCATGGAGTTCTGCAAGGCGTTTAACGCCAAGACGCAGAACATGGAAAAGGGCATGCCGATTCCGGTGGTCATCACCGCGTTCAGCGACCGCACCTTTACCTTCGTCACGCGCAAGCCGCCCAATACCTATTGGATCAAGAAGGCGTTGGGCCTTGAAAAGGGATCGCAAACTCCCGGCAAGAGCGTGGCGGGCAAGATCACGATGAAGCAGATCCGTGAGATCGCCAAGGAAAAGATGGAAGATTTGAACGCCAACGACATCGAAGCGGCCGCCAGCATGCTGGCCGGTTCCGCCCGTTCGATGGGCTTGCAGGTGGAGGAATAGACATGGCGCATAAGATTGGCAAACGCCTGCGTCAGGCTCGCTCGACTATCGATCGCGCCCGCAGCTACAGCCTGGCCGAAGCCGTTAAACTGGTGCGCGCCTCGGCCAAGGCGAAATTCGACGAGACCGTCGAAGTCAGCATCAATCTGAACCTGGATCCCAAGCAGCCGGATCAAAACGTGCGCGGCGTGGTTCCCTTGCCCCATGGCACGGGCAAGTCGGTGCGC contains these protein-coding regions:
- a CDS encoding CZB domain-containing protein, with protein sequence MGKSKEDYLAALVEYVSQSLGKEWKVVAHSSDSLAKAISPLANALRLRTNATLKSVVQIWVEQTAPILAIVEMGQDMRELQNRTQTMASASEEMSASIKEVARTSEFVVQESRDVKARLVGGVQSVDQSIDIMNGISVAFGALTGKVQALDKASEQIADILKTIEQIASQTNLLALNATIEAARAGEAGKGFAVVAGEVKALANQTAQATDDIRQRIASLQKGMADMLVSMNDGTQRVTQGLDAIKSTGGKIRDISGQLDGVTQRMADVSATVQQQTAVTGDVSGNLDIIARMADQSIGRLAQLTGSMEKSSAVVQKELTDIVKDPDDEMLVMVAKADHASFKKRVFDALAGRSQTKAGDLPDHHGCRLGKWYDQIENAQIRQMPEFLRLVEPHQRVHQHGKQALAALAAGDMANALKEARSLDDASMEVIANLDRLHQRLTS
- a CDS encoding UDP-N-acetylmuramate--alanine ligase is translated as MSCEHQTILLCGVGGSGMSALALVLMARGYAVRGSDRAWDAGQTPEKFAALKRAGVELVPQDGSGVDASLSALIVSTAVENSIPDVRRAMELGVPVRHRAEVLAEIFHAGQGIAVGGTSGKSTTTAMLGHILRACGQDVTVINGAPMLSAIEAGEAAGLGNAVIGQSPRMVIETDESDRSIRLFTPDIAVLTNISLDHEPVEALTVVFRDFLSRARSAVVVNLDNPAAASLAGTHPHTHGFSLNDPKARIRATIVKLKADGSQAHVIEQDGDQGQMTLHVPGRHNIENALAALTAARLAGVALADALAALASFQGVKRRLEVLGSVAGVTVIDDFAHNPDKIAASLDSLRQTAGRLLVMFQPHGFLPMRIMGAGIAESFAKGLSEGDVLLMPEIYYAGGTATRDVSSRDTVMAVRAAGRDAHFLPDPPGAERRVVLREFLLSHARPDDRIVIMGARDDTLTEFAHDLLERLRLRAQENERSENFLAICRVS
- the rplK gene encoding 50S ribosomal protein L11; translated protein: MAKEVIGYIKLQIGAGSATPSPPVGPALGQRGLNIMEFCKAFNAKTQNMEKGMPIPVVITAFSDRTFTFVTRKPPNTYWIKKALGLEKGSQTPGKSVAGKITMKQIREIAKEKMEDLNANDIEAAASMLAGSARSMGLQVEE